The genomic DNA AGTATAATACAGTATATCAAGTATTTTTGATTAAAGGAGAACGAAAAGTGAAACAGTTCATTCCCTTAACGGACGTAACTCGTACAACTAATGAAGAGATCAATCTGCAAAAAAAGCTTGAAACATACGAAGCCAAATTCAAAGCCCTTGCAGATCAAAAACGCCTATACATCTTACACCTTTTGGTTCAACAAAACTCGAGCTGTGTTTGTGATTTGAGTGAGTTGATTGACATGCCTCAATCCAAGCTTTCGTATCACTTAAAAATTTTGCTTGATGCGGGTTTAATCACAAAAGAAACAAAAGGTACGTGGAGCTATTACCAAGTAAACACCGAAGAAATCAATCACCTACTGTCCCCTGAGCTTTGCTGCCTATTTAGACCTAGCTGCAGTTAGGTTTTCTTTTAAAGGATTAGATCAATTTTTTTTGATTAATACATCAATATATTTTGATTAAAGGAGACGATCACATGTTTTATCAAGACTATCATGCCATCGCAAAGCTAAAGCAACAGGAAGTCGAAAGAAATGCTAGACACGCTTGGAAGTTTTTTGAGAGAGAAGAATCGAAAAAAATCTCGATCCCCGCTCCACGTAAAGATCCAAATTGCTGTGTTACACCGGCTAACGCTTAATTTGAAAGGAGGTGAATTCAAAATGAGCTTTTTGAAGAAACTAGTAAAAACAAATAATTCAGATTGCTGTGGTGTGGAAATCAAAGAAGTTAGTGAAAAAGATGAGAAGACTAGCGCTTGTTGTGGTGGAGCCGATCA from Robertmurraya sp. FSL R5-0851 includes the following:
- a CDS encoding ArsR/SmtB family transcription factor, translated to MNLQKKLETYEAKFKALADQKRLYILHLLVQQNSSCVCDLSELIDMPQSKLSYHLKILLDAGLITKETKGTWSYYQVNTEEINHLLSPELCCLFRPSCS